The following proteins are encoded in a genomic region of Sparus aurata chromosome 11, fSpaAur1.1, whole genome shotgun sequence:
- the sec22bb gene encoding vesicle-trafficking protein SEC22b-B isoform X1, producing MVLLTMIARLADGLPLAASMQEDEQGSEKLGRDLQQYQSQAKQLFRKLNEQSPTRCTLEAGSMAFHYCIEKGVCYLVLCEASFPKKLAFAYLEDLQAEFHEQHGKKVPTVSRPYSFIEFDTYIQKTKKSYIDSRARRNLGSINTELQDVQRIMVANIEEVLQRGEALSALDSKASNLSSLSKKYRSDAKYLNTRSTYAKLAAGGVFFIMLIVYVRFWWL from the exons ATGGTGCTGCTGACGATGATCGCTCGGCTGGCTGACGGGCTGCCGTTAGCCGCCTCGATGCAGGAGGACGAGCAG GGAAGTGAAAAG TTGGGTAGGGACCTTCAGCAGTATCAAAGTCAAGCCAAGCAGCTCTTCAGGAAACTCAATGAGCAGAGTCCCACACGCTGCACTTTAGAGGCTGGTTCCATGGCATTTCA CTATTGTATAGAGAAAGGAGTGTGCTACCTTGTGCTGTGTGAAGCCAGCTTTCCCAAGAAGCTGGCCTTCGCTTACCTGGAAGACCTTCAGGCAGAGTTTCATGAGCAGCATGGAAAGAAGGTCCCCACAGTGTCCCGGCCCTACTCCTTCATCGAATTTG ACACCTACATCCAAAAAACCAAGAAGTCGTACATTGACAGCCGAGCGAGGAGGAATCTGGGCAGCATCAACACGGAGCTCCAGGACGTACAGAGGATCATGGTGGCGAACATAGAGGAggtgctgcagagaggagaggctcTCTCTG CGCTGGACTCCAAGGCCAGCAACCTGTCCAGCCTGTCAAAGAAGTACAGGAGCGACGCCAAGTATCTGAACACCCGCTCCACCTATGCCAAGCTGGCAGCCGGCggtgtttttttcatcatgctCATTGTCTATGTACGCTTCTGGTGGctctga
- the sec22bb gene encoding vesicle-trafficking protein SEC22b-B isoform X2 — MVLLTMIARLADGLPLAASMQEDEQLGRDLQQYQSQAKQLFRKLNEQSPTRCTLEAGSMAFHYCIEKGVCYLVLCEASFPKKLAFAYLEDLQAEFHEQHGKKVPTVSRPYSFIEFDTYIQKTKKSYIDSRARRNLGSINTELQDVQRIMVANIEEVLQRGEALSALDSKASNLSSLSKKYRSDAKYLNTRSTYAKLAAGGVFFIMLIVYVRFWWL, encoded by the exons ATGGTGCTGCTGACGATGATCGCTCGGCTGGCTGACGGGCTGCCGTTAGCCGCCTCGATGCAGGAGGACGAGCAG TTGGGTAGGGACCTTCAGCAGTATCAAAGTCAAGCCAAGCAGCTCTTCAGGAAACTCAATGAGCAGAGTCCCACACGCTGCACTTTAGAGGCTGGTTCCATGGCATTTCA CTATTGTATAGAGAAAGGAGTGTGCTACCTTGTGCTGTGTGAAGCCAGCTTTCCCAAGAAGCTGGCCTTCGCTTACCTGGAAGACCTTCAGGCAGAGTTTCATGAGCAGCATGGAAAGAAGGTCCCCACAGTGTCCCGGCCCTACTCCTTCATCGAATTTG ACACCTACATCCAAAAAACCAAGAAGTCGTACATTGACAGCCGAGCGAGGAGGAATCTGGGCAGCATCAACACGGAGCTCCAGGACGTACAGAGGATCATGGTGGCGAACATAGAGGAggtgctgcagagaggagaggctcTCTCTG CGCTGGACTCCAAGGCCAGCAACCTGTCCAGCCTGTCAAAGAAGTACAGGAGCGACGCCAAGTATCTGAACACCCGCTCCACCTATGCCAAGCTGGCAGCCGGCggtgtttttttcatcatgctCATTGTCTATGTACGCTTCTGGTGGctctga